The DNA region TTCTTGTGACCATGCAAACGGTTTTAAAACAGCACTTTACCGGATCATATTCAACCCTTGGCGCGGATGTCCATGAAGTTCAGCCGGCCTTCGTAGCTGCCCTCTACCGGAGCGCCGCTGGAGTCCTGCGCGGGCTCAAAGCTATGGTGCTTCATCAGCACTTCGCACAGCTTGTCGTTGACGTAGTTCATCCGAAACTTCTCGGCGAGTTCGCAATCGACCGGCGTTCCCGCTGCATCTACTTCGAGCGTGTAACCCACCTCCCCGCGCCAGACGCGCAGCCGGGAAGATTCCTTGAGAAACTCCCGGTCGCCGGTGAATTCGATCAACCGTGCCGGTTTGACCTTGGAACGCGCCGTCCCGTCATTCTGCATCTGCTGCTCCTGCGCAAAAACCGGGGCAGCTAATACCCCAAACGCCGCAATAGCGGACAGAACGAAGGAGGTTTTCATTGAGGCGGCCTTGCTGGTCATCAGGTAGGCGGCGTTCTTGAATGTCGCCAGGTGACTGCAAGCATACGAAAATGTAGCAGGTGCGCAAATCGAACGCGGTGAGCCGTTCAACTTCGCAGAATGTTACAGGCAGTCCCAAGTGATTGCCAAAATATTACCCACGAATGATCAATTACAACTCATGCGCGGAATAACACACCCCGTGCGCGCAATCGTCTCATTCAGGTGTGGCGAATCTGCAACCGGCCGCGTGCGTCAGCCCAGTCCCGCTGCTGCCAGCAAAGCTCGCGTACTGGCATCGAACTCGCCCTCGCCGCTTTCGATCTGCTTGGCGATCGCCTTGCCCAGCTCCACGCCGAACTGGTCGAAGGGGTTGATCCCCATCAGCACCGCATTGGCGAAGGTGCGGTGTTCGTGGAAGGCGATCAGCGCGCCCAGTGCAGCCGCATCGCAATCGTCGATCAGGAAGGTGGTCGAAGGCCGGTCGCCCGGATAGGCCCGCGCCGGATCGTCAGCCGGCTTGCCCGCCATCAGCGCGGCCCCCTGCGCGAGGCAGTTCATCAGCAGGATGCGGTGATGCGCCGGATCGAGCTGGTCGCCGGGCCCAATACTGACGAGGAAATCGACCGGGATCAGATGCGTGCCCTGATGCAGCAGCTGGAACACCGCGTGCTGCGCGTCGGTCCCCACCCCGCCCCAGGTGATCGCCGCCGTCGGCCCGTCGACCGGGCTGCCATCGGTCTTCACGCTCTTGCCGTTCGATTCCATCTCGAGCTGCTGGAGGTAATCGGGCAGCAGCGCGAGCCGCTCGTCATAGGCGAAGACAGCGCGGGTCTGGCAGCCGCGCAGGCGGGTGTAATACTGGTCCGCAAACGCAGCGAGCAGCGGCGCATTGGCCCGGCCTTCCTCCGCGCGGAAGTGATCATCCACCGCCTTGGCCCCCGCCAGCATCGCGCGGAATTCCTCCATGCCGATGGCGAGCGCGACCGGGAACCCGATCGAGGAGAACAGCGAATAGCGCCCACCCACGCTTTCGATGAAGGGCAGCACGCGGGTCTCATCCACGCCCCACTCGACGGCCTTTTCCGGCGACGCGGTGAGCGCGACCACCCG from uncultured Erythrobacter sp. includes:
- the pgi gene encoding glucose-6-phosphate isomerase codes for the protein MSTSGGAQGDAAIGTAWTRLKALPQPKLADLFAADRDRPASLTRRIAWPVEPGSAAEAGMRIDFSKTHLSDDALSAFEALAEAAGFDAAREALFGGGIINVTEGRAATHGALRGSGTPAQVDEAEALLTRMSLLVEAIHEGALGEIKHCIAIGIGGSALGPALAIDALTRDLALVDVHVVSNIDGLALEQAFRACDPETTLIAVASKTFTTIETMTNAESALKWLAESGVDDPGGRVVALTASPEKAVEWGVDETRVLPFIESVGGRYSLFSSIGFPVALAIGMEEFRAMLAGAKAVDDHFRAEEGRANAPLLAAFADQYYTRLRGCQTRAVFAYDERLALLPDYLQQLEMESNGKSVKTDGSPVDGPTAAITWGGVGTDAQHAVFQLLHQGTHLIPVDFLVSIGPGDQLDPAHHRILLMNCLAQGAALMAGKPADDPARAYPGDRPSTTFLIDDCDAAALGALIAFHEHRTFANAVLMGINPFDQFGVELGKAIAKQIESGEGEFDASTRALLAAAGLG